The Amphiprion ocellaris isolate individual 3 ecotype Okinawa chromosome 6, ASM2253959v1, whole genome shotgun sequence genome contains a region encoding:
- the zgc:158260 gene encoding uncharacterized protein zgc:158260 has product METINKRPIFPWYKERLQTKYLKAPNKQPSVSTRWHFLNTSLDDFSGSQSGPSPLIFQGTPHHSSSQKPRKSLSKEHACFSKQMIQKQIRREYVASVEEQLKQHPLTMYPHYKDHMTPELFDQVVSILDPDMCINSASALPAPTGDHAEVEDEENSRESSEEEVFGHKKETSATKISTDVQNPSIRNPHILQMNVNNMKKDRAVTLDPLSTHEDAKTAARCFRKWMKRDSDNNGLSGRESCHSNKQEGQLCDKSL; this is encoded by the exons GTACAAGGAGAGGTTGCAGACAAAGTATCTTAAAGCCCCAAACAAGCAGCCCTCGGTCAGCACTCGCTGGCATTTTCTAAACACGAGCCTCGATGACTTCAGTGGCTCCCAGAGTGGCCCCTCACCGCTTATTTTCCAGGGAACTCCACACCACAGCTCCAGTCAAAAGCCTAGAAAGAGCCTCTCCAAGGAGCACGCCTGCTTCTCAAAGCAGATGATCCAAAAGCAGATCCGCAGAGAGTATGTGGCCTCTGTGGAGGAACAACTCAAACAGCATCCTCTCACTATGTACCCTCACTATAAGGATCACATGACGCCTGAG TTATTTGATCAGGTGGTGTCCATATTGGACCCAGATATGTGCATAAACAGCGCGTCTGCACTTCCTGCGCCTACGGGAGACCATGCAGAGGTGGAAGATGAGGAAAACAGTAGAGAGTCAAGTGAGGAGGAAGTGTTTggacacaaaaaagaaacatctgccACAAAAAT CAGCACTGATGTACAAAATCCAAGCATCAGAAACCCTCATATACTACAAATGAATGTAAACAATATGAAGAAAGACCGGGCGGTCACACTGGATCCACTGAGCACCCATGAAGATGCAAAAACAGCTGCTAGATGCTTCAGAAAATG GATGAAAAGAGACTCTGACAACAATGGTCTCTCCGGTCGGGAATCTTGCCACAGCAACAAACAGGAAGGACAATTATGTGACAAAAGCCTCTGA